One stretch of Cohnella algarum DNA includes these proteins:
- the fliY gene encoding flagellar motor switch phosphatase FliY, translated as MTSKDYLSQEEIDALLRQSSGGDDSAPASGDSAELKVEDYLSPLEQDALGEIGNITFGSAATALSTLLGKKVDITTPTVSMIHRAQFIDEFPRPHVAVHVHYVDGFEGINSLVIRSHDAQVIADLMLGGEGNVTTEELNEIHISAVQEAMNQMMGSSATSMSTIFNRFVNISPPGIDIMDVKSGEGLNNIPPEEVFVKVSFRLKIGDLIDSTIMQLLTVKFSKELVSSLMGASSAESSPPPKPPAAAVPPSPPPQPQAPPQHSAPQPASRPSFEEPVQAHPQSLGGSVGMNRNVNVQPVQFANFQGPGVHGDETNLNLLLDIPLKVTVELGRTKKEIKEILELSQGSIIELDKLAGEPVDILVNNKLIAKGEVVVIDENFGVRVTDIVSQWDRVHKIQ; from the coding sequence CGGTGACAGCGCCGAGCTTAAAGTGGAGGATTATTTATCGCCTTTGGAGCAGGATGCGCTGGGCGAAATCGGCAACATTACGTTCGGCAGCGCCGCGACCGCGCTGTCCACGCTGCTCGGCAAAAAGGTAGACATCACGACGCCGACGGTGTCGATGATTCACCGCGCCCAGTTTATCGACGAATTCCCGCGGCCGCACGTTGCGGTCCACGTTCACTACGTCGACGGGTTTGAAGGCATCAATTCGCTCGTCATTCGTTCGCACGACGCGCAGGTCATCGCCGATTTGATGCTGGGCGGGGAAGGCAATGTGACCACGGAAGAGCTGAACGAAATCCATATCAGCGCCGTGCAGGAAGCGATGAACCAAATGATGGGCTCTTCGGCGACGTCGATGTCGACGATCTTTAACCGTTTCGTCAACATTTCGCCGCCGGGCATCGACATTATGGATGTGAAAAGCGGAGAAGGCCTGAACAACATTCCTCCCGAAGAAGTGTTCGTCAAAGTGTCGTTCCGGCTCAAAATCGGCGACCTGATCGACTCCACGATCATGCAGCTGCTTACCGTCAAGTTTTCGAAAGAACTGGTAAGCTCGCTGATGGGCGCGTCTTCCGCGGAATCTTCTCCTCCGCCCAAGCCGCCGGCAGCCGCCGTGCCTCCGTCGCCTCCGCCGCAGCCGCAAGCGCCGCCGCAGCACTCGGCCCCGCAGCCGGCAAGCAGACCGAGCTTCGAGGAGCCCGTGCAGGCACACCCTCAATCGCTTGGGGGAAGCGTCGGGATGAATCGGAACGTGAACGTCCAGCCCGTACAGTTTGCCAACTTCCAAGGTCCGGGCGTTCATGGAGACGAGACCAACTTGAACTTGCTGTTGGACATCCCGCTTAAGGTAACGGTCGAACTCGGCAGAACGAAGAAAGAAATCAAGGAGATTTTGGAATTGTCCCAAGGTTCGATCATCGAGCTGGACAAGCTCGCGGGCGAGCCGGTCGACATCCTCGTCAACAACAAGCTGATCGCCAAAGGCGAGGTCGTCGTCATCGACGAAAACTTCGGGGTCCGCGTAACGGACATCGTCAGTCAATGGGATCGCGTTCATAAAATTCAATGA
- a CDS encoding response regulator, whose product MAKRILIVDDAAFMRMMIRDILTKNGYEVVGEAQDGAQAIEKYKELQPDLITMDITMPEMDGIAALKEIRKIDANAKVIMCSAMGQQAMVIDAIQAGAKDFIVKPFQADRVIEAITKTLG is encoded by the coding sequence ATGGCTAAACGGATTTTGATAGTTGACGACGCTGCGTTCATGCGGATGATGATTCGCGACATTTTGACGAAAAACGGGTACGAGGTCGTCGGGGAAGCGCAGGACGGCGCGCAGGCGATCGAAAAATATAAGGAGCTGCAGCCCGATTTGATCACGATGGACATTACGATGCCCGAAATGGACGGCATCGCCGCTTTGAAGGAAATCCGCAAAATCGATGCCAACGCCAAAGTGATCATGTGCTCGGCAATGGGCCAGCAGGCGATGGTTATCGATGCCATTCAGGCGGGGGCGAAAGATTTTATCGTTAAGCCGTTCCAGGCGGATCGCGTTATCGAAGCCATTACGAAGACGCTCGGCTAA